The segment CCCAACCCGACGCCGGCGGACGCCTGAAAGATCTTGACTGACCCCCCCCGGCCCTGGTTTGACACCCGCAGGGCAGATCCGTAGTGTTCTCCGAGTTGCCCGCCGGTGAACGCCGACGCGAGTCGGTCCCGAGGCAGCCATCCCGCAGCAAGCACTCGAACGAACGACAGCATGTCGTTTGTTTTCCGTGCGTGTTTTCGGAATGAGGATCAGCAATTGCCTCGATTTGGATCGAGCAGCGCGGATCCGCTAAAGTTTCACTCGTCGGAACGGCCCAACAGCCGCAAAGACAAAGCCTACTGACAGAAAATCAGGCCCGAAAGGATCTGGTAGAGTCGGAAGGGCCGGAAAGCGAAAGCCGGACGGCAAACCCCCTCCAGAGGGTGGCGGAGACGAGAAATCGGGTCTGCTAAGCTGGATGAAGAACGAAGGGAAAGCCCGGAGGGGCCGGTGAAACGGTCTCGAAGGAAGCTTCCGTTCCTTGAGAACTCAACAGCGTGCCAAAAGTCAACGCCAGATATGTTGATAACCCCGTCTTCAGGCCGTCAATGGTCTGGGACGTGGTTCCTTTGAAGAAAAACACAGCGAGGACGCTGTGCACCTCGGGATTATTCCTCCCGATGGTGCCGCTCTTGCGTGCTGTGTTCTTGTAAAAGAGAGCATTCACGGAGAGTTTGATCCTGGCTCAGGACGAACGCTGGCGGCGTGCTTAACACATGCAAGTCGAACGGTGAAGCCTTCGGGTGGATCAGTGGCGAACGGGTGAGTAACACGTGGGCAATCTGCCCTGCACTCTGGGACAAGCCCTGGAAACGGGGTCTAATACCGGATAATACCTTCTCCTGCATGGGGGTGGGTTGAAAGCTCCGGCGGTGCAGGATGAGCCCGCGGCCTATCAGCTTGTTGGTGGGGTAATGGCCTACCAAGGCGACGACGGGTAGCCGGCCTGAGAGGGCGACCGGCCACACTGGGACTGAGACACGGCCCAGACTCCTACGGGAGGCAGCAGTGGGGAATATTGCACAATGGGCGAAAGCCTGATGCAGCGACGCCGCGTGAGGGATGACGGCCTTCGGGTTGTAAACCTCTTTCAGCAGGGAAGAAGCGCAAGTGACGGTACCTGCAGAAGAAGCACCGGCTAACTACGTGCCAGCAGCCGCGGTAATACGTAGGGTGCGAGCGTTGTCCGGAATTATTGGGCGTAAAGAGCTCGTAGGCGGTCTGTCGCGTCGGATGTGAAAGCCCGGGGCTTAACCCCGGGTCTGCATTCGATACGGGCAGACTAGAGTGTGGTAGGGGAGATCGGAATTCCTGGTGTAGCGGTGAAATGCGCAGATATCAGGAGGAACACCGGTGGCGAAGGCGGATCTCTGGGCCATTACTGACGCTGAGGAGCGAAAGCGTGGGGAGCGAACAGGATTAGATACCCTGGTAGTCCACGCCGTAAACGTTGGGAACTAGGTGTTGGCGACATTCCACGTCGTCGGTGCCGCAGCTAACGCATTAAGTTCCCCGCCTGGGGAGTACGGCCGCAAGGCTAAAACTCAAAGGAATTGACGGGGGCCCGCACAAGCAGCGGAGCATGTGGCTTAATTCGACGCAACGCGAAGAACCTTACCAAGGCTTGACATACACCGGAAAGCATCAGAGATGGTGCCCCCCTTGTGGTCGGTGTACAGGTGGTGCATGGCTGTCGTCAGCTCGTGTCGTGAGATGTTGGGTTAAGTCCCGCAACGAGCGCAACCCCTGTTCTGTGTTGCCAGCATGCCTTTCGGGGTGATGGGGACTCACAGGAGACCGCCGGGGTCAACTCGGAGGAAGGTGGGGACGACGTCAAGTCATCATGCCCCTTATGTCTTGGGCTGCACACGTGCTACAATGGTCGGTACAATGAGCTGCGATACCGCAAGGTGGAGCGAATCTCAAAAAGCCGGCCTCAGTTCGGATTGGGGTCTGCAACTCGACCCCATGAAGTCGGAGTTGCTAGTAATCGCAGATCAGCATTGCTGCGGTGAATACGTTCCCGGGCCTTGTACACACCGCCCGTCACGTCACGAAAGTCGGTAACACCCGAAGCCGATGGCCCAACCCGCAAGGGAGGGAGTCGTCGAAGGTGGGACTGGCGATTGGGACGAAGTCGTAACAAGGTAGCCGTACCGGAAGGTGCGGCTGGATCACCTCCTTTCTAAGGAGCATCTAGACGGCCGCAAGGTCGTCCAGGGCCACAACGTCGGCGACTGTCCGACGGTGGTTGCTCATGGGTGGAACGTTGACTATTCGGCACAGCACAGGATCTGGACGCTAGTACTGCTTCGGCGTGGAACGCATCTGGGAACTGGGCTGGCCGGGCACGCTGTTGGGTCCTGAGGGAACGAGAGTTGCCTCAACGTAGACCGGCCTCGCTCAAGGTGTCCGAATGGATGCCGGCGGTGGGGGAGGGTTCGTTGCTTGAGAACTGCATAGTGGACGCGAGCATCTGTGGCCAAGTTTTTAAGGGCGCACGGTGGATGCCTTGGCACCAGGAACCGATGAAGGACGCGAGAGGCCGCGATAGGCCCCGGGGAGCTGTCAACTGAGCTTTGATCCGGGGGTGTCCGAATGGGGAAACCCGGCAGTCGTCATGGGCTGTCACCCATACCTGAACACATAGGGTATGTGGAGGGAACGCGGGGAAGTGAAACATCTCAGTACCCGCAGGAAGAGAAAACAACCGTGATTCCGGGAGTAGTGGCGAGCGAAACCGGATGAGGCCAAACCGTATGCGTGTGATACCCGGCAGGGGTTGCGTATACGGGGTTGTGGGAGTTCTTTGCAGTCGTCTGCCGGCGGCTGGGAGAGTCAGAAACCGTATGGATAGGCGAAGGACATGCGAAAGGTCCGGCGTAGAGGGTAAGACCCCCGTAGCTGAAATCTGTACGGCTCTCTTAAGAGCCACCCAAGTAGCACGGGGCCCGAGAAATCCCGTGTGAATCTGGCGGGACCACCCGTTAAGCCTAAATATTCCCTGGTGACCGATAGCGGATAGTACCGTGAGGGAATGGTGAAAAGTACCGCGGGAGCGGAGTGAAATAGTACCTGAAACCGTGTGCCTACAAGCCGTGGGAGCGTCGCGTTGAGTGCTTGCACTCAACGTCGTGACTGCGTGCCTTTTGAAGAATGAGCCTGCGAGTTTGCGGTGTGTTGCGAGGTTAACCCGTGTGGGGTAGCCGTAGCGAAAGCGAGTCCGAATAGGGCGAACTAGTAGCGCGCCCAAGACCCGAAGCGGAGTGATCTAGCCATGGGCAGGTTGAAGCGTGGGTAAGACCGCGTGGAGGACCGAACCCACCAGGGTTGAAAACCTGGGGGATGACCTGTGGTTAGGGGTGAAAGGCCAATCAAACTCCGTGATAGCTGGTTCTCCCCGAAATGCATTTAGGTGCAGCGTCACGTGTTTCTTGCCGGAGGTAGAGCACTGGATAGGCGATGGGCCCTACCGGGTTACTGACCTTAGCCAAACTCCGAATGCCGGTAAGTGAGAGCGTGGCAGTGAGACTGTGGGGGATAAGCTCCATGGTCGAGAGGGAAACAGCCCAGAGCATCGACTAAGGCCCCTAAGCGTACGCTAAGTGGGAAAGGATGTGGAGTCGCAGAGACAACCAGGAGGTTGGCTTAGAAGCAGCCACCCTTGAAAGAGTGCGTAATAGCTCACTGGTCAAGTGATTCCGCGCCGACAATGTAGCGGGGCTCAAGCGTACCGCCGAAGTCGTGTCATTGCAGCATGTACCCCCAACGGGGGCTGTGATGGGTAGGGGAGCGTCGTATGCCGGGTGAAGCGGCGGCGGAAGCCAGTCGTGGACGGTTTACGAGTGAGAATGCAGGCATGAGTAGCGATACACACGTGGGAAACGTGTGCGCCGATTGACTAAGGGTTCCTGGGTCAAGCTGATCTGCCCAGGGTAAGTCGGGACCTAAGGCGAGGCCGACAGGCGTAGTCGATGGACAACCGGTTGATATTCCGGTACCCGCTTTGAAACGCCCAGTACTGAGCCCATTAATGCTAAGGCCGTGAAGCCGCCCTGATCTCTTCGGAGTTGAGGGGAGTGGTGGAGCCGTCGATCCAAGGTGGTAGTAGGTAAGCGATGGGGTGACGCAGGAAGGTAGTCCAGCCCGGGCGGTGGTTGTCCCGGGGTAAGGGTGTAGGCCGTGTGATAGGCAAATCCGTCACACATTGAGGCTGAGACCTGATGCCGAGCCGATTGTGGTGAAGTGGATGATCCTATGCTGTCGAGAAAAGCCTCTAGCGAGTTTCATGGCGGCCCGTACCCTAAACCGACTCAGGTGGTCAGGTAGAGAATACCGAGGCGTTCGGGTGAACTATGGTTAAGGAACTCGGCAAAATGCCCCCGTAACTTCGGGAGAAGGGGGGCCATCACTGGTGATAGCACTTGCTGCTTGAGCTGGGGGTGGCCGCAGAGACCAGCGAGAAGCGACTGTTTACTAAAAACACAGGTCCGTGCGAAGCCGTAAGGCGATGTATACGGACTGACGCCTGCCCGGTGCTGGAACGTTAAGGGGACCGGTTAGTCACATTTCGGTGTGGCGAGGCTGAGAACTTAAGCGCCAGTAAACGGCGGTGGTAACTATAACCATCCTAAGGTAGCGAAATTCCTTGTCGGGTAAGTTCCGACCTGCACGAATGGCGTAACGACTTCTCGACTGTCTCAACCATAGGCCCGGTGAAATTGCACTACGAGTAAAGATGCTCGTTTCGCGCAGCAGGACGGAAAGACCCCGGGACCTTTACTATAGCTTGATATTGGTGTTCGGTTCGGCTTGTGTAGGATAGGTGGGAGACTTTGAAGCCGCGGCGCCAGCCGTGGTGGAGTCGTCGTTGAAATACCACTCTGGTCGTGCTGGATGTCTAACCTCGGTCCGTGATCCGGATCAGGGACAGTGTCTGGTGGGTAGTTTAACTGGGGCGGTTGCCTCCTAAAGAGTAACGGAGGCGCCCAAAGGTTCCCTCAGCCTGGTTGGCAATCAGGTGTTGAGTGTAAGTGCACAAGGGAGCTTGACTGTGAGACTGACGGGTCGAGCAGGGACGAAAGTCGGGACTAGTGATCCGGCGGTGGCTTGTGGAAGCGCCGTCGCTCAACGGATAAAAGGTACCCCGGGGATAACAGGCTGATCTTCCCCAAGAGTCCATATCGACGGGATGGTTTGGCACCTCGATGTCGGCTCGTCGCATCCTGGGGCTGGAGTCGGTCCCAAGGGTTGGGCTGTTCGCCCATTAAAGCGGTACGCGAGCTGGGTTTAGAACGTCGTGAGACAGTTCGGTCCCTATCCGCTGTGCGCGTAGGAATATTGAGAAGGGCTGTCCCTAGTACGAGAGGACCGGGACGGACGAACCTCTGGTGTGCCAGTTGTCCTGCCAAGGGCATGGCTGGTTGGCTACGTTCGGGAGGGATAACCGCTGAAAGCATCTAAGCGGGAAGCCTGCTTCGAGATGAGTATTCCCACCCCCTTTGAGGGGTTAAGGCTCCCAGTAGACGACTGGGTTGATAGGCCGGATGTGGAAGCCCTGTAAGGGGTGGAGCTGACCGGTACTAATAGGCCGAGGGCTTGTCCTCAGTTGCTCGCGTCCACTGTGTAGTTCTGAAGTAACGAACTGTGTTGTTCCGGTTCGGTTATCTTCATAGTGTTTCGGTGGTCATTGCGTTAGGGAAACGCCCGGTTACATTCCGAACCCGGAAGCTAAGCCTTTCAGCGCCGATGGTACTGCAGGGGGGACCCTGTGGGAGAGTAGGACGCCGCCGAACAATCATTCAGCCTCAGTCCCCGAGCCTTGTGCTCGGGGGCTGAGGCATTTTTGCGTTGCGGGTGCGTTCGGGCGGCTGGCACCATCGCCGCATGCGATATGAGATTCGAGCGAAGAGCCCCGACGAGTGGGAGCTGAACAGGGAACTGCGGCTGGCGGGGCTGAAGGACCCTGCCAGCGGTGTGGCGTTCGTCAACACCTATGAGACGGAGGCGGCGTTCCCGGAGGAGGTGTGGCGGAGCCGCGGGGCGACGCCGGCGTTCGTCGCGGTGGATGAGGCCGGGGCGTGGGTGGGGACGGTGACTGTGCTGGTGGAGGTGGGTGAGGAGTTTCCGGTGCCACAGACGCATTTGGTGGGGGTGTATGTGCGGCCGGAGTTCCGGGGGAGCGGGTTGGCGGAGGACCTGTTGCGGGCGGCGATCGACTGGTCGTTCGAGCTGCCGGAGAAGGTGGACCGGGTACGGCTGTGGGTGCACGAGGAGAATCCTCGGGCGCAGGCGTTCTATGGGCGGCTGGGCTTTACGCGGACCGGCGAGACGATGGCGTTTCCGCTTGATGAGACGAAGACGGAGTACGAGATGGAGCTGCCCCGGCCCTGACGCGGGCCGCCAGTTGGTCGCGGAGCCTGGTGAGGCGGGCGATTTCGTCGTCGAGGGCGGCGAGTCGGCGGGCGGCGATACCGGGGCCGGGAGTGGCCTGGGCACCGCCGCAGGGGCGGGTCGGGTTGGCTTCGATGCGGTGGAGATGGTCGACGCAGCTGTGGATGTCGCCGATGGTGAGGCCGACGGAGAGCAGCTCGCGGATGAGGCGGATCCGGGTCACGTCAGCTGGGCTGTACTGGCGTTGGCCGGTCGGGGTGCGGGTCGGCGGGGGGAGCAGCCCGCGCTGTTCGTAGAGGCGCAGGGCGCGGGGTGTGGTGCCGGCCGCGGCTGCTGCGTCGCCGATCCGCACGGGTACTCCTCCTACAACTCCACGATGACGGTGCCCAGATGGTGCCCGCTGATGACTTCGTGCAACGCTCGCGGGGCGTTTTCGATGCCCGGGACGCGGACGTGGGGGAAGGTGATCCGGCCGGAGCTGAGCCAGTCGCCGAAGCGCTCGTTCCATTCGGGGAGGGTTGTGGGGTCCTCCTGGCCGCTGAAGCCCCGGATGGCGATGCGCTTGAGGATGAGCTGGAACGAGTCGAGCTCGACCGGGGCGGTGGTGCCGTCGCCGTCCGGTGAGAGCTGGCCGGAGAGAGCGCCGACGAGGGCGAAGCGGGCCCCGGTGCGGGCGGCGGTGACGGCGGCCTGGAGCTGTTCGCCGCCTACGTTGTCCAGTAGGACGTCGATGCCGTCGGGGGCGGCTTTGGCGAGCTGCTCGGTGATGCTGGGGCCGGATGCCCGGAGTATGGCGGCGTCGTAGCCCAGTTCGGAGACCATACGGTCGGCCTTCGCGGGGGAACCGGTGCTGCCGATGACGCGGGCCGCGCCGAGCAGGCGGGCGATCTGGCCGGCTAGGGAGCCGACGGAACCGGCTCCACCGGTGATGAAGACGGTGTCGCCGGACCGGACTTGGGCGGCCCGGGTCAGGGCGCCGTAGGGGGTCGCGCCCATGGCCAGGTGGGCGACGGGGTCGGGGAGGGTGTCGGCGAGCGGGGTGCATTGGGCGGCGGGCACGGCCGCGTACTCGCGCCAGCCCTGGAAGTGCAGGACCAGGTCGCCGGTTTGGAGATCGCTGCCGGAGCTTCCGGAGGGGGCGGAGACGACCTCGCCCACGGTCGGGCCGAACAGTGTGTCGCCGGGGTGGAGGGCCGGGAAGGGGGTGGCGCCTTCCAGGCCGCCGCCGATGAGGGTGCGGAGGGCGGGGAGCACCTGGAACCAGCGGTTGCGGATGAGGGCTTCGCCCTCTGCGGGGACGGGAAGCGGGGTTTCGACGACGGTGAAGTGCTCGGGCATCGGCAGGCCCTGCGGGAGGGCGGCCAGGCGGACTTCGCGGGAGACGGTCGGGGTCGGCATGGCGGGACGCTAACCCCTGACGCACGGGTCAGAGGCAAGTGGCGTCGGGCAGCTCGTCGAGGAGGCCGGGGGCGGCGGGGCCGAGGATGAGGCGGGCGTCGGCGCGGTGCCAGAGGGGGGTGCGCCAGTGGGCGCGGGCCTGTTCGGGGGAGCGGAGGACGGCGAGGGCGGGGAGGCCGGTGGAGGCGCCGGTGGCGAGGAGATCGGGGAGATCGGGGAGCGGGGCCAGCGCGGCGACGTCGTCGAGGACGAGGGTGAGTGGTGGGTCGAGCCGACCGGCGGGTGACCGTGCGGCCATGCGCCGGCCGTGCTCGACCACGCTGGATACGAGTGCGGTGAGCAGGGGCATCACACCCGGGTGGGTTCGCGGGTCCTCGTTGGTCTCGCCCACCACATACAGCGTTCCCCGATCGCGGATGAACGATTCCAGGTCGAGGGCGTCGGCGCGGCCGGGGTTGCAGGCGTCGCGGATGTGGACCGAGCCGAGGGATTCCAGGGTGCGGTGGACGAGGGCCTGGGCGGCGTCGCGGCGGTCGGTGTGGGCGTGCAGTACGGATTCGAGCTCGCCGCTCCAGCCGGGGGCGGCCTTGGGGTGGGTGCGCAGGATGCGTACGGCGTCCTGGGCGGCTGAGGCGC is part of the Streptomyces sp. NBC_01262 genome and harbors:
- a CDS encoding GNAT family N-acetyltransferase is translated as MRYEIRAKSPDEWELNRELRLAGLKDPASGVAFVNTYETEAAFPEEVWRSRGATPAFVAVDEAGAWVGTVTVLVEVGEEFPVPQTHLVGVYVRPEFRGSGLAEDLLRAAIDWSFELPEKVDRVRLWVHEENPRAQAFYGRLGFTRTGETMAFPLDETKTEYEMELPRP
- a CDS encoding MerR family transcriptional regulator, translating into MRIGDAAAAAGTTPRALRLYEQRGLLPPPTRTPTGQRQYSPADVTRIRLIRELLSVGLTIGDIHSCVDHLHRIEANPTRPCGGAQATPGPGIAARRLAALDDEIARLTRLRDQLAARVRAGAAPSRTPSSSHQAETPSSRRSA
- a CDS encoding MDR family NADP-dependent oxidoreductase; translation: MPTPTVSREVRLAALPQGLPMPEHFTVVETPLPVPAEGEALIRNRWFQVLPALRTLIGGGLEGATPFPALHPGDTLFGPTVGEVVSAPSGSSGSDLQTGDLVLHFQGWREYAAVPAAQCTPLADTLPDPVAHLAMGATPYGALTRAAQVRSGDTVFITGGAGSVGSLAGQIARLLGAARVIGSTGSPAKADRMVSELGYDAAILRASGPSITEQLAKAAPDGIDVLLDNVGGEQLQAAVTAARTGARFALVGALSGQLSPDGDGTTAPVELDSFQLILKRIAIRGFSGQEDPTTLPEWNERFGDWLSSGRITFPHVRVPGIENAPRALHEVISGHHLGTVIVEL